AATACTATCACCACCGCTGTTCCGTTTTTAATTATTGCACCAGATTCACGTGCCGGAGCTCTTGGAGATGCCGGCGCTGCTACATCTCCGGATGTTAACTCTTTCCATTGGAATACGGCTAAACTTTCTTTTTCAAAAGAGAAAGCAGAATTTGGCGCGTCATACTCTCCTTGGTTAAGACAATTGGTTGATGATATTCACCTATCTTATTTGAGTGGATATTCAAAAATTGGTCGCAGCCACGTGGTTGGAGGTTCGTTGCGTTATTTTTCATTAGGGAATATCACATTCACTGACAATTTGGGTAATGTAATTATGCCATTTTCTCCTAACGAGTTTGAGGTTGTTGGAGGTTATGCATTTAAGTTGAGTGAAAGAAATTCCGTTGGGATGAACGCGAAGTTTGTTTATTCAAACCTGACAGCCGGTATAAATGTTGGAAGTGCTGGAACAAAACCTGGAGTTGCCGGTGCAGTGGACATTTCTTATGCATATCGTAATGAGGATATCCGCTTAGGCAATACTGATGCTACCTTATCTATTGGAACAACTATTTCAAATATTGGAAACAAAATTTCATACACTACAGATTCTCGTCGTGATTTTTTACCAACTAATCTGCGCTTAGGTACGGCCTTGAATATGCGTTTTGATCAATACAATTCACTTACAGCTACTGTTGATTTTAATAAATTATTAGTGCCTACTCCTCCTGAAATGTTTGGTGATGAAATTATTTCAGGCATGGATCCTGATGTTGGTGTTGTTACCGGAATATTACATTCATTTTATGATGCGCCGGGTAATGTTTTTGTGAATGCTGATAGTACTTATTCAGTTGAAAAAAATTCTCGTTTTGGAGAAGAGTTGCGTGAAATAAATATTGGCGGTGGTTTGGAATATTGGTATTCAAATCTACTTGCCGTGCGCATGGGATATTTCAATGAACATCCCTCAAAAGGAGCAAGACAATACTTGACTTTTGGCGCAGGAATTTATTATAGTGTGTTTGGCATTGATGTTTCTTATCTTGCTGCGTTTACACGTACAAATCCACTGGCTAATACCATTCGGTTTTCTATTAAATTCAAGTTTGGTTCAGGCACCAAAGACTCTAATCCGCGTGAATAATTTTCCGGCCATCAGAATTGGTTTTGGCGTTGACATTCATCAACTGCAAGAAGGTTACAAACTTTTTATTGGAGGTGTTCAGTTAGAAGCACCTTTTGGCGCAGTTGGCCATTCTGATGCTGATGTCCTTTTACATGCTATTTGTGATGCGTTGTTAGGTGCTGCCAATTTGCGTGATATTGGTTTTCATTTTCCTGATACTGATCCTAAATATAAAGGGGCAGACAGCAAAATTCTTTTGCGTGATTCATTTTTGAAAATCAAAGAAAAAGGATACGCTGTGATCAATATTGATTGCACCGTCATGTTGGAATTTCCAAAAGTGAATCCGCATATTCCTCAAATGCAAAAAATTATTGCTGATATCCTTGAGGTGACAATTGATGAAATATCTATTAAAGCTACCCGTGGTGAAAAATTGGGTTACGTGGGTGAAAGCAAAGGAATTCAGGCGTATGCTACAGCATTGATTGTAAAAGGCTAAGTTGATTTACTTCACGGCCTCTTCTACTTCTTTTTTATCCGAATCAAAATTTATGGTTTGCTGAATTTCAGAAATTGATCTAATGCTGATAGTTTTTTGCGTTACCACAGAATTAGGAATAGTAATTTTCTCACCCTTTGGTGTTTCAATGTGCATAAAAAACATGGAGATATCTTTGATCACACCTTCAACAGGAGTGTCTTTATCAATGATGGAAACATAGTCACCAATGTGCAGCGGGTGATTGAAATAAAGCAAAAGACCTGAAGTAATATTGCTCAAAATAGACCAAGTTGCAAAAAAACCTACTCCCAACACCGTTAGTACTGAAGTAAGAAAAACAAATAACTGTTTTTGATCTACTCCCCAAACACCCATAAGAGCAACAAAACCAATCAGTGTGAGTAATAAATTGACTATTTTGGTGGTAATGCGTCTGCGTTCTATTCCAAGCTTAAATTTTTGCGCAATGCGATAACTCCATTTCCGCATGGTAAAATTAACCAGTATCAACACCGCAACAATGATGAGTGTTTCAAGGATCTGAATTTTATATTCTTCAAGAATTTCCATGGTGATACTAAATAATTCAGGTGCAAAGTTAGTAATTCACTCACTAAAGCAATAAAAATATAGCCTTGGATAGTGTCAAATTTATTTACCAAGCAATTTAGCTATGCGTGAAAGCATCACCAGTTCTGATTTATTTTTTCCGCTGTGAGATGAAGCAATCTCTTCACAAGTATGCCAAATCATATCATTTACTTTTTGTGAAAACAGGCTATCATGTTTTTTTCTGAACGCTGCAAAATCACCATAACAGTCTTCAGCAGATAATTTTTCTTCAACCAACCAGTCAAAAACAATTTCAATTTGGTGAGCGGCATCAGAGCCAAAAAAATCTGTTGAATCTTCTAAGTCAAGCCAATTTTTTGTGACGTGTTCTTTTAGTCGCTCAATTTCGTCATCACTCACATGCTTGTCAGCATTGGCAACAGCAAAAAATAATTTTCCCAAATTCTGGTAAAAATGATTCATAGTTTCAGGCGTATTTTTCATAATGGTATTTTTTTGAAGTAATTTTTTCTTTGGTCAAGAGTGTACAAATGATTGTTCCTCACGATAAAGGTGCAAAATTTGTTGATACAATAAACAGCTTGTAGAAAATATTGTGAGAGAATTAGAGGTATTCCAGTAGGCCGCAGCTTCACACAAATTAAGCACTAGCATAAATATTAAGACAAATGGGTTGCCTAAAATGATCGTTCTGTTAGCGAAGGTCTTGACCTGCGCCTGTGTGTTCAAGTTTAATGCAAGCCGTATTTTTTATCTTCAAGATTCTATTGCTTAAGAGACCACAAAAAACAACATGAGTAGATGATAAACTCCTGTAAAATATTTTTTATGCGGCAAGGGAGATAAATATCATGAAACTATTCGCCTTGAGCCATTCTATAATTGGCCGTTTGTTTGCCGGTTTCAATCATGCGTGAGTAAATAACATCTTCCAATAAGGGATCAATATTTTCAAGTTCACTTTGGGCAAAATTAAAAATTTGTAAACCGTTGTTAATTCTAGTTTCATCAAAAGGGCCATTGATATATTTCCACCCAAGGTCAATGAGATTGTTGAGGTATTTGTGCTGTTGTTGTTGTTCAATAAATTCACTTTTGCAGATAATCATTTCATTGATGTATCTCTGCCGCTGAAGAAGAATATTCAGTGAATCAGCAATTGCATAATTTTTTATACAGATATGTTTTGATTGCCCCCAGAATTCGCGAGCGGATAAAGGGTTTTGAAGCATTTGCCAACGTGGATCATTGGGGTAATGGGAAATTGAAAAATCTTCAGGTTCACAAAATATCCAGTTCAGGTTTCCGGTTTGGTTGAAGTCACCGTGTTTCATTTCATTGGCCGCCCATGTTACATCAAGTATTTGCCATTTTCCGTTGCAGTAAACTGCATTCCATGCATGTCGCATATGAGCCCTGTTGAACATTCTTTTGATCACGTTTCCATAGCCGTGCCCATACACTACGAAAGCGGTTATACCTGCATCTTCACATAATTGCTGAAACAGAATTGCATATCCTTCACATACTGCTTTTTTGTTGCGCAGCACTTCGTATGCAGTTTTATCTGTGCGATGAATTTCTTTTGCCTCTCTCAAAGAATAGCGAATATTTTTTGCAATCCAATACGAAAAAGCTAAAACAGTTTCTTCATCATTCGCACAATGTGATGAAATATATTCGCTCAATTTTTTATGAGAAATTTCTGCTTCTTTTGGAATTTCTTTTACCAATTCAACAATATGATCAGGAATATGCGCCGCGTGCAGCAAATACATATTCAGAAACAATAGCAATATAAAAATCTTTTTGATCATACTTGTTAGCTTAAACAATGATGAACCAAAAAAGTTACAGTTGATCACGGAGTAATCAAGATTCCATTTGGTTTTGACGCCGTGAACAATGTATTTGTCACAGTGAGTGAAAGTACGTTTACCACTGAAAGGGTATTATCATTTTGATTTGTAATGAAAGCAGTTTTTTCATCTTCACTGAAGGCAATTGCATGTGCATTATTTCCGGTGGCTAAAAAACCCATTTCAATCCATTCACCAGCTATTTGTTCAAAGTATCTCACACCACCATGTTCAGCATCAGTAACCCACAGCTGATTCATGAAATCATTATACGCTACATAGGCCGGAGTAAAGGTTAGAGTAATAGTATCTGTCACGTTAAGTGTAGTCACATCAATTTCATAAATTTCTTTTGATACTTCACAATCAGCATACATTTTATTATTGGCAGCGGGCCATGCGCCAACTGGTTCATCTCCAACCTGAATAGTCTTCACCACCGTTGCGTCGGTTGCTGAAATTACACTCACGGTATTGTCATACCCATTACAAACAAAATAATAGGCAGCATTGGCTGACATGGTGATTTCAAGTGGTTCTGAACCCACAGAAATCTGACCAAGTTCTTTCATGTTATCAGCAGATAACCGAATTACATATCCATCGGTTGTCAACTGCGGCACCCAAATTTCTTGATCATTCATCGCATAAATAGCATTGTGTGCCACATGATCCAGCTTTTTAAAATTCAGCACCTTTAATTCTTTTGCACTGAGTTCAAGAATATATGATTTTGTTTCATTATCATGACCGGCATGTCCGCTGCTCATATCTGTTCCGGTTATTGATATCAGCAGTTTGTCTTTATTCATATTGGTATTGATGTGGTGAGCCCAACTGCCTTTTTGTATGGCAACCTCTTCAACTAATTCTAGCGTGGCAGTATTGTACATGGTTATGCTGTTGCTTTCTCCATTTACTACATACGCCACATCATAATCAATAAGATTGTCAAGTTTCTCAACCTTGCGACATGCTGTGAAGATTATTAGAGCTCCGATGGTCAATAAAAAAAATCGAATTATTTGATTAATCATGATGAGGTGATTTTAGAATGAACGATGTCTGAATGGGATAGAAAATTTTACTTTCTGAAAATAAAATATACGGCCAGAATTAAAAAAATAAATCCTACTGCATGATTCCATTTAAAAGTTTCTGTTTTAAAAACTACCAGTGTGAAAAGTGTAAAAACAACCAGCGTGATGACTTCTTGCATAACCTTAAGTTGCATGAGCGAAAAGGGGCCTCCGTTACCGCTGTATCCAATTCGGTTAGCCGGCACTTGAAAACAATACTCAAAAAAAGCTATGCCCCAGCTGATCGCAATGATGGAAATGATGCCCAATTGCTTAAACCATTTCATTTCGTGAAACTTCAAGTGTCCATACCATGCAAGCGTCATGAATACGTTGGACATTACGAGTAATCCAATTGTTAGTACAGATTTCATAGCATGAAAATTTGAAAGAAATTTAATTTATGAAAATTTGATCAATAATTTATACGGCAATTCTGACCACACCAAGTTAAAAAAAATGAAAATCTGAAGATGCTAATAGTTCAAAACTCTTGCAATTCCATCTCTGACTTTTTCAGTACTGTTGAGCATAGCGGCTTCAAGAATACTGTTGAGAGGAATTGCGGGCGTATCCAAAGATCCAATCACTTCAACCGGTGCATCTAAATAGTGGAAACAATTTTTCTGAATTTTTCCGGCTATGCCTAAAGTAAAAGATGCTTCACAATTTTCTTCCGTAACCAGAATACACTTGTTGTGTTTTTTCACTGCATTGAAAACCATTTCTTCATCCCATGGACTCAGCGTGCGAAGGTCAATAATTTCAATTTGTCCTGCAAACTCTTGCGCAGCTTCAAGTGTCCAATAAACGCCTCTGCCGTATGTAACCACAACCAGTGATTCTCCTTGTTTTATTTTTTGTTCGTCAGCTTCAAGTACGCATCTTGCTTTGCCAAGCGGAATAATATAATGTTCATCCGGCTCAATAGACATGGCTCCTTCAGTGCCTTTAATTTTACTCCAATAAAGACCTTTGTGCTCAAGCATGACAACCGGATTTGGATCATAGTAAGCAGCTTTCATCAATCCTTTCAAATCTGCTCCGGTTGAAGGATACACAACTTTTATTCCTCTGATATTTGTAACAACAGATTCAACACTTGATGAGTGATAAGGTCCACCACTGCCATAGGCACCAATTGGCACACGTATGATTGCACTGATCGGCCATTTTCCATTGGATAAATAATATGATCTGCTCAGTTCAGTAAATAATTGATTCAATCCCGGCCATATATAATCTGCAAACTGAACTTCAACAATAGGTTTCAATCCAACAACAGACATACCAACTGTACTGCCAATTATAAATGCTTCTTGGATAGGTGTATTAAAAACACGATCATCACCAAAACGTTCAGCCAGCGTTGCAGCCTCTCTGAAAACACCCCCTAAGCGACGACCAACATCTTGCCCGTAAAGTAGAGCCTCAGGATGTTTACTTAAAATTTCGCGAATACTGAATAAGGCGCAATCAACCATCACGGTTGGTTTTTTTCCGGCGGGTGAACGTTCTCCTTTTTCTTCAGTAATTGGTGTAGGTGCAAGACAAAAATGCTGAACTGATTCCGGATCTGGTTCCGG
This genomic stretch from Crocinitomicaceae bacterium harbors:
- the porV gene encoding type IX secretion system outer membrane channel protein PorV; amino-acid sequence: MKKLGFTLTLLGTVSLVNAQNLSKDETEFDIQLNTITTAVPFLIIAPDSRAGALGDAGAATSPDVNSFHWNTAKLSFSKEKAEFGASYSPWLRQLVDDIHLSYLSGYSKIGRSHVVGGSLRYFSLGNITFTDNLGNVIMPFSPNEFEVVGGYAFKLSERNSVGMNAKFVYSNLTAGINVGSAGTKPGVAGAVDISYAYRNEDIRLGNTDATLSIGTTISNIGNKISYTTDSRRDFLPTNLRLGTALNMRFDQYNSLTATVDFNKLLVPTPPEMFGDEIISGMDPDVGVVTGILHSFYDAPGNVFVNADSTYSVEKNSRFGEELREINIGGGLEYWYSNLLAVRMGYFNEHPSKGARQYLTFGAGIYYSVFGIDVSYLAAFTRTNPLANTIRFSIKFKFGSGTKDSNPRE
- a CDS encoding 2-C-methyl-D-erythritol 2,4-cyclodiphosphate synthase, which encodes MFLILLRLHVQIHWLIPFGFLLNSSLVQAPKTLIRVNNFPAIRIGFGVDIHQLQEGYKLFIGGVQLEAPFGAVGHSDADVLLHAICDALLGAANLRDIGFHFPDTDPKYKGADSKILLRDSFLKIKEKGYAVINIDCTVMLEFPKVNPHIPQMQKIIADILEVTIDEISIKATRGEKLGYVGESKGIQAYATALIVKG
- a CDS encoding mechanosensitive ion channel; this translates as MEILEEYKIQILETLIIVAVLILVNFTMRKWSYRIAQKFKLGIERRRITTKIVNLLLTLIGFVALMGVWGVDQKQLFVFLTSVLTVLGVGFFATWSILSNITSGLLLYFNHPLHIGDYVSIIDKDTPVEGVIKDISMFFMHIETPKGEKITIPNSVVTQKTISIRSISEIQQTINFDSDKKEVEEAVK
- a CDS encoding TerB family tellurite resistance protein, with translation MKNTPETMNHFYQNLGKLFFAVANADKHVSDDEIERLKEHVTKNWLDLEDSTDFFGSDAAHQIEIVFDWLVEEKLSAEDCYGDFAAFRKKHDSLFSQKVNDMIWHTCEEIASSHSGKNKSELVMLSRIAKLLGK
- a CDS encoding YncE family protein gives rise to the protein MINQIIRFFLLTIGALIIFTACRKVEKLDNLIDYDVAYVVNGESNSITMYNTATLELVEEVAIQKGSWAHHINTNMNKDKLLISITGTDMSSGHAGHDNETKSYILELSAKELKVLNFKKLDHVAHNAIYAMNDQEIWVPQLTTDGYVIRLSADNMKELGQISVGSEPLEITMSANAAYYFVCNGYDNTVSVISATDATVVKTIQVGDEPVGAWPAANNKMYADCEVSKEIYEIDVTTLNVTDTITLTFTPAYVAYNDFMNQLWVTDAEHGGVRYFEQIAGEWIEMGFLATGNNAHAIAFSEDEKTAFITNQNDNTLSVVNVLSLTVTNTLFTASKPNGILITP
- a CDS encoding DMT family protein; the protein is MKSVLTIGLLVMSNVFMTLAWYGHLKFHEMKWFKQLGIISIIAISWGIAFFEYCFQVPANRIGYSGNGGPFSLMQLKVMQEVITLVVFTLFTLVVFKTETFKWNHAVGFIFLILAVYFIFRK
- a CDS encoding tungsten formylmethanofuran dehydrogenase gives rise to the protein MSATVSKKSSASKQESFLPDVSGIRKAFELICTARSMSDKYESNAKLTSKYVHATSRGHEAIQLALGMQLKPQDWVAPYYRDDSILLGIGLQPYEIMLQVFAKKDDPFSGGRTYYSHPSLNRDDMPKIPHQSSATGMQAIPTTGVAMGIKYKELTGLSADYQGENPVVVCSLGDASCTEGEVSEAFQMAALKQFPIIYLVQDNGWDISANAKEIRAQDISFYAQGFNGIETRTIDGSDFEESYKTIAEVISIVRKERRPFIVHAKVPLLGHHTSGVRMEWYRDDLEDHKKRDPYPKLRKLALQNGIAERELKLIEERIKDEIDEAFEKALNAPEPDPESVQHFCLAPTPITEEKGERSPAGKKPTVMVDCALFSIREILSKHPEALLYGQDVGRRLGGVFREAATLAERFGDDRVFNTPIQEAFIIGSTVGMSVVGLKPIVEVQFADYIWPGLNQLFTELSRSYYLSNGKWPISAIIRVPIGAYGSGGPYHSSSVESVVTNIRGIKVVYPSTGADLKGLMKAAYYDPNPVVMLEHKGLYWSKIKGTEGAMSIEPDEHYIIPLGKARCVLEADEQKIKQGESLVVVTYGRGVYWTLEAAQEFAGQIEIIDLRTLSPWDEEMVFNAVKKHNKCILVTEENCEASFTLGIAGKIQKNCFHYLDAPVEVIGSLDTPAIPLNSILEAAMLNSTEKVRDGIARVLNY